The proteins below come from a single Burkholderia humptydooensis genomic window:
- a CDS encoding secretion protein: MDLQTERKLEQFLRLLELPCSRIAPRLEFAQPPLRVFIEAVGARLVLSVARPVEAARRDDALRRLVGRCDPARHGGLVLRACVLRRDLMLSCTLDAAHDVGAWLDAHRTLRRLLDTHAGDAR; this comes from the coding sequence ATGGATTTGCAAACGGAGCGCAAGCTGGAACAGTTCCTGCGACTGCTCGAATTGCCCTGCTCGCGCATCGCGCCGCGCCTCGAATTCGCCCAACCGCCGCTGCGCGTCTTCATCGAGGCCGTCGGCGCGCGACTGGTGCTGTCCGTCGCGCGGCCGGTCGAGGCTGCGCGACGCGACGACGCCCTGCGACGACTCGTCGGACGCTGCGATCCGGCCCGCCACGGCGGCCTGGTCCTGCGGGCCTGCGTGCTGCGCCGCGACCTGATGCTCAGTTGCACGCTCGACGCCGCGCACGACGTCGGCGCGTGGCTCGACGCGCATCGCACGCTGCGCCGCCTGCTCGACACGCACGCGGGGGACGCACGGTGA
- the sctR gene encoding type III secretion system export apparatus subunit SctR, with translation MSVLDQPVQLIVVLFALSILPLLMVLGSSFLKLAVVFALLRNALGTQQIPPNIALYGLALVLTLFIMAPVGLAIQDNLAEHPVQLDDKQFTQQVETTILAPYRDFLARNTARAQVRFFADIGHRTWPEPYRNRIPDDSLIVLIPAFAISQLIEAFKIGLLLFLPFVAIDLIVSNVLLAMGMMMVSPMTIALPLKLLVFVLINGWEKLLGQLVLSFH, from the coding sequence ATGAGCGTGCTCGACCAGCCCGTTCAATTGATCGTGGTGTTGTTCGCGTTGTCGATCCTGCCGCTGCTGATGGTGCTCGGATCCTCGTTCCTCAAGCTCGCAGTCGTGTTCGCGCTGCTACGCAACGCGCTCGGCACGCAGCAGATCCCGCCGAACATCGCGCTGTACGGGCTCGCGCTCGTGCTGACGCTGTTCATCATGGCGCCCGTCGGGCTCGCGATCCAGGACAACCTCGCCGAGCATCCCGTACAGCTCGACGACAAGCAGTTCACGCAGCAGGTCGAGACAACGATCCTCGCGCCGTACCGCGACTTTCTGGCGCGCAACACCGCCCGAGCCCAGGTGCGCTTCTTTGCAGACATCGGCCATCGCACCTGGCCCGAGCCGTACCGCAACCGCATTCCGGACGATTCGCTGATCGTGCTGATACCGGCGTTCGCGATCAGCCAACTGATCGAGGCGTTCAAGATCGGCCTGCTCCTGTTCCTGCCGTTCGTCGCGATCGACCTGATCGTGTCCAACGTGCTGCTTGCGATGGGCATGATGATGGTCTCGCCAATGACGATCGCGCTGCCGCTCAAGCTGCTCGTGTTCGTGCTGATCAACGGCTGGGAAAAGCTGCTCGGCCAGCTCGTCCTGTCGTTCCACTGA
- a CDS encoding two component system sensor kinase produces the protein MRPFWEKSLTARIVAILCCAMVLFWMLSEAISFYYRYQGTQSELRDVLSWELKEVVGRENRRFDDAQHHTRALLWVWKTLNQRLTTLDPAAEPSPHTMFVSFPDARGDAALVRRAREILGIFGDADPESRRDAFLLLPTEGIVLYRAAEASAADMQRKLTMLMSLRGAAQAGGDMRWSDAHRDSHGFVQVAATAIDRESGVMAGQNVRIGDLSQFSKELHLDREPRFVLRSAQGELLWSDGEVPTDLNRALDQLPMCAQSYSRRVNNQYVVCMPLDGPHWQLAVIFPAAAVTDKVMILLRQTVPWTLVMQLWLIVVVFQILQWQLGRPLRLIVETIDAQRDGDWGRRLPARHDDELGRIARAYNTLLSTLNAYHKTLENKVDERTRELNEAKRMAESANHSKSEHIASISHEIRTPLNGIMGALALLARSQLQPRQQELVGVAQQSSGYLLGIVNNVLDYSRIEAGHLELAYEQTQLLPLLDQAMLTIHLRANEKHLTLSTFVAPDVPQQIWLDALRVRQILINLLGNAVKFTDFGSIRLVVERRGNRLAMIVEDTGKGIPPSYQLDIFKPFVQVRAHDSGNGLGLPIASRLANLMNGEILMSSQLGRGTQFTVLLPLQRGEVAPTPLAGSVTAPATLHAQLRSWGLEPVDGDNPLLAMPELCYLPGKLYRSIAQVLRGEAVQDDARPTAMCPWTLKVLVVDDVAVNRDIVGKMLRELGHQCQAAASGERALALGRTQVFDLVLMDVRMPDLDGMATTRRWRHADERVLDPDTPIVALTANAMPTEHERARQAGMNAYLTKPVSLEQMAATLNQVAATQLARGMELAPNAIANMPLLDWNDQMMRDQLHKTLKELHQQAEVAWHAKDTEGILNILHSLKGCAGQGGLDLVREGIEQQERQIRSGRWVSRRDLSDLAELIALQFT, from the coding sequence ATGCGCCCATTCTGGGAAAAATCGCTGACGGCACGCATCGTCGCGATCCTTTGCTGCGCGATGGTTTTGTTCTGGATGTTGTCCGAAGCAATCAGCTTTTACTACCGCTACCAGGGGACGCAAAGCGAACTGCGCGATGTGCTGAGCTGGGAGCTCAAGGAGGTCGTCGGTCGCGAGAATCGTCGCTTCGACGATGCGCAGCACCATACGCGTGCGCTGCTGTGGGTCTGGAAGACCCTGAACCAGCGCCTGACCACGCTCGATCCGGCGGCCGAACCGTCGCCGCACACGATGTTCGTCTCGTTTCCCGACGCGCGCGGCGACGCGGCGCTGGTCCGTCGTGCGCGGGAGATCCTCGGGATCTTCGGCGACGCGGATCCGGAGAGCCGTCGCGACGCGTTCCTGCTGCTGCCGACGGAAGGCATCGTGCTGTATCGCGCGGCGGAAGCCAGCGCCGCCGACATGCAGCGCAAGCTCACCATGCTGATGTCGCTGCGCGGCGCCGCTCAGGCGGGCGGCGACATGCGCTGGAGCGACGCGCACCGGGATTCGCACGGCTTCGTGCAGGTTGCCGCAACTGCGATCGATCGCGAATCGGGCGTGATGGCCGGCCAGAATGTGCGCATCGGCGATCTGTCGCAGTTCAGCAAGGAACTGCATCTCGATCGCGAGCCGCGTTTCGTGCTGCGCTCCGCGCAGGGCGAACTGCTGTGGTCCGACGGCGAGGTGCCCACCGACCTGAACCGGGCGCTGGACCAACTGCCGATGTGCGCGCAGAGCTATTCGCGGCGCGTCAACAACCAATACGTAGTGTGCATGCCGCTCGATGGTCCGCACTGGCAGCTCGCGGTGATTTTCCCGGCGGCGGCCGTCACCGACAAGGTGATGATCTTGCTGCGCCAGACCGTGCCGTGGACGCTCGTGATGCAGCTATGGCTCATCGTCGTGGTGTTCCAGATCCTGCAGTGGCAACTGGGACGGCCGCTCAGGCTGATCGTCGAGACCATCGACGCGCAGCGCGACGGCGACTGGGGCCGCCGGCTGCCCGCGCGCCACGACGACGAGCTCGGGCGGATCGCGCGCGCGTACAACACCTTGCTCAGCACGCTGAACGCGTACCACAAGACCTTGGAGAACAAGGTCGACGAGCGCACCCGCGAGCTGAACGAGGCGAAGCGCATGGCGGAGTCGGCGAATCACAGCAAGAGCGAGCACATCGCGAGCATCAGCCATGAGATCCGCACGCCGCTGAACGGCATCATGGGCGCGCTTGCGCTGCTCGCGCGCAGCCAGTTGCAGCCGCGCCAGCAGGAGCTGGTCGGCGTCGCGCAGCAGTCATCCGGCTACCTGCTCGGGATCGTCAACAACGTGCTCGACTATTCGCGCATCGAGGCTGGCCACCTGGAGCTGGCCTACGAACAGACGCAACTGCTGCCGCTGCTCGACCAGGCAATGCTGACGATCCACCTGCGCGCGAACGAGAAGCATCTCACGCTATCGACCTTCGTCGCGCCCGACGTGCCGCAGCAGATCTGGCTCGATGCGCTGCGGGTGCGGCAGATCCTCATCAACCTGCTCGGCAATGCGGTCAAGTTCACCGATTTCGGCAGCATCCGCCTCGTCGTCGAGCGGCGCGGCAATCGGCTCGCGATGATCGTGGAGGATACGGGCAAAGGCATCCCGCCGTCGTACCAGCTCGACATCTTCAAGCCGTTCGTGCAGGTGCGCGCGCACGACAGCGGCAACGGGCTCGGCCTGCCGATCGCATCGCGGCTCGCGAACCTGATGAACGGCGAGATCCTGATGAGCAGCCAGCTCGGGCGCGGCACCCAGTTCACCGTGCTGCTGCCCCTGCAGCGCGGCGAGGTTGCGCCGACGCCGCTCGCGGGCAGTGTGACGGCGCCCGCGACGCTGCACGCGCAATTGCGCAGTTGGGGGCTGGAGCCCGTCGACGGCGACAATCCGCTCCTGGCGATGCCGGAGCTGTGCTACCTGCCCGGCAAGCTCTACCGCAGCATCGCGCAGGTGCTGCGCGGCGAGGCGGTGCAGGACGATGCGCGGCCGACGGCGATGTGCCCGTGGACGCTCAAGGTGCTCGTCGTCGACGACGTCGCCGTCAATCGCGACATCGTCGGCAAGATGCTGCGCGAACTCGGCCACCAGTGCCAGGCGGCGGCCTCGGGCGAGCGGGCGCTCGCGCTGGGCCGCACCCAGGTGTTCGATCTCGTGCTGATGGACGTGCGGATGCCGGACCTGGACGGGATGGCGACCACGCGCCGCTGGCGTCATGCGGACGAGCGGGTCCTCGATCCCGACACGCCGATCGTGGCGCTGACGGCCAATGCGATGCCCACGGAACACGAGCGAGCGCGGCAGGCGGGAATGAACGCCTATCTGACCAAGCCCGTGTCGCTCGAACAGATGGCGGCCACGCTGAACCAGGTGGCCGCCACGCAGCTCGCGCGCGGCATGGAGCTCGCGCCCAATGCGATAGCGAACATGCCGCTCCTGGACTGGAACGACCAGATGATGCGCGATCAACTGCACAAGACGCTCAAGGAGCTGCACCAGCAGGCGGAAGTGGCGTGGCACGCGAAGGATACCGAAGGCATCCTGAACATTCTGCATTCGCTCAAGGGCTGCGCGGGGCAAGGCGGGCTCGATCTCGTGCGCGAGGGCATCGAGCAGCAGGAGCGGCAGATCCGCTCGGGCCGCTGGGTCAGCCGCCGCGACCTGAGCGACCTGGCCGAGCTGATCGCGCTTCAGTTCACCTGA
- a CDS encoding EscN/YscN/HrcN family type III secretion system ATPase has product MRLPDPDQLRARVAARLVPRGDAPVAHTRFGRVTEVGPTLLRATLPHVGLAELCRLEPAGIDAEVVSIEGDTALLSPFAEPRGIAAGCAVRPLGRAHRIPVGTFLLGRVVDGLGRLFDHGPDVPDSATWVDLARSAPDPLRRAIIDTPLPLGVRAIDGLLTCGRGQRVGIFAAAGGGKSTLLGMICDGSLADVTVLALIGERGREVREFLEHTLTPEARARAIVVVATSDRPALERLKAAYTATAIAEHFRDQGRDVLLMMDSLTRFARAAREIGLAAGEKPAAGSYPPSFFARLPGLLERAGPAATGSITGLYTVLVEGDNLNEPVADEVRSILDGHIVLSRKLAEANHYPAIDVGASVSRVMSQIVATRHRDGAARLRRLDAVYRDIELLVRVGEYRHGADPEADDALARREAIRQFLCQSVTDKTSFDQTLEQLWTTVDARP; this is encoded by the coding sequence ATGCGCTTGCCTGACCCCGACCAGTTGCGCGCGCGCGTCGCCGCACGCCTCGTGCCGCGCGGCGACGCGCCCGTTGCGCACACCCGCTTCGGCCGCGTGACCGAGGTCGGCCCGACGCTCTTGCGCGCGACGCTGCCGCACGTGGGGCTCGCGGAGCTCTGCCGCCTCGAACCCGCTGGCATCGACGCCGAAGTCGTGTCGATCGAAGGCGACACCGCGCTGCTGTCGCCGTTTGCGGAACCGCGCGGCATCGCCGCCGGCTGCGCGGTGCGGCCGCTCGGCCGTGCGCACCGGATCCCGGTTGGCACGTTCCTGCTCGGCCGCGTGGTCGATGGCCTCGGTCGTCTGTTCGACCACGGCCCGGACGTGCCGGACAGCGCCACCTGGGTCGATCTGGCGCGCTCCGCGCCCGATCCGCTGCGCCGCGCGATCATCGATACGCCCTTGCCGCTCGGCGTGCGGGCGATCGACGGCCTCCTGACCTGCGGGCGCGGCCAGCGCGTCGGCATCTTCGCGGCCGCCGGCGGCGGCAAGAGCACGCTACTCGGCATGATCTGCGACGGCAGCCTCGCCGACGTGACCGTGCTCGCACTAATCGGCGAGCGCGGTCGCGAGGTGCGTGAGTTTCTCGAACACACGCTCACGCCCGAGGCGCGCGCACGTGCGATCGTCGTGGTGGCCACCTCCGACCGCCCCGCGCTCGAGCGGCTGAAGGCGGCCTATACCGCCACCGCGATCGCCGAGCACTTCCGCGACCAGGGCCGCGACGTGCTGCTGATGATGGATTCGCTGACCCGCTTCGCGCGCGCGGCGCGCGAAATCGGCCTCGCCGCCGGCGAAAAGCCCGCGGCCGGCAGCTATCCGCCCAGCTTCTTCGCGCGCCTGCCGGGCCTGCTCGAACGCGCAGGCCCGGCCGCCACGGGCAGCATCACCGGCCTCTACACAGTGCTCGTCGAGGGCGACAACCTGAACGAGCCCGTCGCGGACGAGGTGCGCTCGATCCTCGACGGCCACATCGTGCTGTCGCGCAAGCTCGCCGAGGCGAATCACTATCCGGCGATCGACGTCGGCGCGAGCGTGAGCCGCGTGATGAGCCAGATCGTCGCCACGCGCCATCGCGACGGCGCGGCGCGGCTGCGTCGGCTAGACGCCGTGTATCGCGACATCGAGCTGCTGGTGCGGGTCGGCGAATACCGGCACGGCGCCGATCCCGAAGCCGACGACGCCCTCGCCCGCCGCGAGGCGATCCGGCAATTCCTCTGTCAGTCCGTCACGGATAAAACCTCCTTCGATCAAACGCTAGAACAGTTATGGACCACAGTGGACGCTCGACCCTGA
- a CDS encoding FliM/FliN family flagellar motor switch protein — MRTIPLDAGTAPVLRTLGHGRAYRRDTDALTLLFRRGGGTGLILTSRAGDAVVRVWCDSAQWCRWIAPVLPVADWHAVPDELRSALAAWTFACVAPCAAAAGLAWPQAEAVEPEACSITNRWLLRLEREGATLDLQILDAPSTWIAQLAAGLDPLDAPPGDAPDRPAPAPALRVALIAGWSCIDTTQLARLHRGDALLLHHAYAVADGELGLFTDRPLASVIRRDALGYTIGVTMETFDDWLDVEPADPAATLPLVLPLDASVRIVAQAAAIDVPLDRLAALRSGDILEGPAIGDGLCTLKIGGRPFARGMLLDIDGRLAIRIEHFV; from the coding sequence ATGCGAACGATCCCGCTTGACGCCGGCACGGCCCCCGTCCTGCGCACGCTCGGGCACGGCCGCGCGTATCGGCGCGACACGGACGCCTTGACCCTGCTATTTCGCCGCGGCGGCGGCACGGGCCTCATCCTGACCAGCCGCGCCGGCGACGCCGTGGTACGCGTCTGGTGCGACAGCGCGCAATGGTGCCGCTGGATTGCTCCCGTGCTGCCTGTCGCCGACTGGCACGCCGTTCCCGATGAACTGCGCTCGGCGCTGGCCGCCTGGACCTTCGCCTGCGTCGCGCCGTGCGCCGCGGCGGCCGGCCTCGCGTGGCCGCAAGCCGAAGCCGTCGAGCCCGAGGCCTGCTCGATCACGAACCGCTGGCTGCTGCGCCTCGAACGCGAGGGCGCGACGCTCGACCTGCAGATCCTCGATGCGCCGAGCACCTGGATTGCGCAACTGGCCGCCGGCCTCGATCCGCTCGACGCCCCGCCCGGCGATGCGCCCGACCGCCCCGCGCCCGCGCCCGCGTTGCGCGTCGCGTTGATCGCGGGCTGGAGCTGCATCGACACCACGCAGCTTGCGCGCCTGCACCGCGGCGACGCACTGCTGCTACACCACGCCTACGCCGTCGCCGACGGCGAACTGGGCCTTTTTACCGACCGGCCGCTCGCCAGCGTCATCCGCCGCGACGCGCTCGGCTACACGATAGGAGTCACGATGGAAACCTTTGACGACTGGCTGGACGTCGAGCCCGCGGACCCCGCGGCGACGCTGCCCCTCGTGTTGCCGCTGGACGCCAGCGTGCGGATCGTCGCGCAGGCCGCGGCGATCGACGTGCCGCTCGACCGGCTCGCCGCGCTCAGGTCCGGCGACATCCTGGAAGGCCCCGCGATCGGCGACGGCCTGTGCACGCTGAAGATCGGCGGCAGGCCGTTCGCGCGCGGGATGCTGCTCGACATCGACGGACGCCTCGCGATCCGCATCGAGCACTTCGTGTAG
- a CDS encoding two component system response regulator translates to MPVVTHTAIPAEVRILIVEDHPVVRLGLKNLLDAAPPLKVVAEVEDGLEVYAACQRHAPHIVLLDLGLPGMSGIDVIHQLRRRWSDLGIVVMTADTAEHRASAALLAGANGYVLKNSSQQVLLETLWKVWRGHTALDPALNAAQLGTPSAAPAEVALTPRERQVLKLIAEGCRNRDVAERLTITIKTVETHRLNLMRKLDAHNAADLTNWAHRLGLN, encoded by the coding sequence ATGCCCGTCGTCACTCATACCGCTATTCCCGCCGAAGTCCGCATCCTGATCGTCGAAGATCATCCGGTCGTGCGGTTGGGGCTGAAGAACCTGCTCGACGCCGCGCCGCCGCTGAAGGTCGTCGCGGAAGTCGAGGACGGCCTCGAGGTCTATGCGGCGTGCCAGCGCCATGCGCCGCATATCGTGCTGCTCGATCTCGGCCTGCCCGGGATGAGCGGCATCGACGTGATTCATCAGTTGCGCCGCCGCTGGTCGGACCTCGGTATCGTCGTGATGACGGCCGACACCGCCGAGCATCGCGCGAGCGCCGCGCTGCTCGCGGGCGCGAACGGCTACGTGCTGAAGAACAGTTCGCAGCAGGTGTTGCTGGAAACGCTGTGGAAGGTCTGGCGCGGCCATACCGCGCTCGATCCGGCGCTGAACGCCGCGCAGCTCGGCACGCCGTCCGCCGCCCCCGCGGAGGTCGCGCTCACGCCGCGCGAGCGTCAGGTGCTCAAGCTGATCGCCGAGGGATGCCGCAATCGCGACGTGGCCGAGCGCCTGACCATCACGATCAAGACGGTCGAGACGCATCGCCTGAACCTGATGCGCAAGCTCGACGCGCACAACGCGGCGGACCTCACGAACTGGGCGCACCGTCTCGGCTTGAATTGA
- a CDS encoding EscC/YscC/HrcC family type III secretion system outer membrane ring protein: protein MKRRASRFRAASRALLVGCLLAHAAPAPAKAIPTAGIAPFFLSTRGMKLSDVLRDLGANYRTPVVVSPKIDGSFIGSVDARTPEAALDRLARLYQLAWYYDGLTLYVYRAQEVSSALITPDYLAPSTLIEQLRAAGLLDSRQCFLQAIPASNAIEARGVPICIERVTQFAKRLDEQTIHHAQNQESVKLFPLQYATATDSRYAYRSQQVVVPGVVSVLKDMAQGRALPLKDNQGQQPASDRLLPMFAADARQNAVIVRDKETNMKLYGDLIAQLDRKPKLVEISVAIIDVNAQDLSMLGVDWSASARIGGGSVSFNSGGEPDSGSFSTVVSNTGQFMVRLSALEQNAKAQILSRPSVVTLDNMQAVLDRNITFYTKVSAERVAKLESISTGSLLRVTPRVIGDPGKQEIMLTLMVQDGRQTGALSKQEPLPQTLNSEIATHALLKEGQALLLGGFVQDELSEGERKIPLLGDIPLLGNLFKMRHKNQRHTVRLFLIKAEPWLQA from the coding sequence ATGAAGCGGCGCGCCAGCCGTTTTCGCGCCGCGTCGCGCGCGCTTCTCGTCGGCTGCCTGCTCGCGCACGCCGCGCCGGCGCCGGCGAAAGCGATTCCGACTGCGGGAATCGCCCCGTTTTTCCTGAGCACGCGCGGCATGAAGTTGTCCGACGTGCTGCGCGACCTCGGCGCGAACTATCGCACGCCGGTGGTCGTCAGCCCGAAGATAGACGGATCGTTCATCGGATCCGTGGACGCCCGCACGCCGGAAGCGGCGCTTGACCGACTTGCGCGCCTCTATCAGCTCGCCTGGTACTACGACGGTCTCACCCTGTACGTGTATCGCGCGCAGGAGGTGTCGAGCGCGCTGATCACGCCGGACTATCTGGCGCCGTCGACCCTGATCGAGCAACTGCGCGCGGCGGGGCTGCTCGATAGCAGGCAATGCTTCTTGCAGGCGATTCCCGCATCGAACGCCATCGAGGCGCGGGGCGTGCCAATCTGCATCGAGCGCGTCACCCAGTTCGCGAAGCGGCTCGACGAGCAGACCATCCACCACGCGCAGAATCAGGAGTCGGTGAAGCTGTTTCCGCTGCAGTACGCGACCGCCACCGATTCCCGCTACGCCTATCGGTCGCAGCAGGTGGTCGTGCCGGGCGTGGTGTCGGTCCTGAAGGACATGGCGCAGGGGCGTGCGCTGCCCTTGAAGGACAACCAGGGGCAGCAGCCGGCGAGCGACCGCCTGCTGCCGATGTTCGCTGCCGATGCGCGCCAAAATGCCGTGATCGTGCGCGACAAAGAGACGAACATGAAGCTCTACGGCGACCTGATCGCGCAACTCGATCGCAAGCCGAAGCTCGTCGAGATCTCGGTCGCGATCATCGACGTCAACGCGCAGGATCTGAGCATGCTCGGGGTCGACTGGTCGGCGTCGGCGCGCATCGGCGGCGGCTCGGTGAGCTTCAATAGCGGCGGCGAACCGGATTCCGGCAGCTTCTCGACTGTGGTGTCGAACACCGGGCAGTTCATGGTCCGGCTGAGCGCGCTGGAGCAGAACGCGAAGGCGCAGATCCTGTCGCGACCTTCCGTCGTCACGCTCGACAACATGCAGGCGGTGCTGGATCGCAACATCACGTTCTATACGAAGGTCAGCGCCGAGCGTGTCGCGAAGCTCGAATCGATCTCGACCGGTTCGCTGCTGCGGGTCACGCCGCGCGTGATCGGCGATCCCGGCAAGCAGGAAATCATGTTGACGCTGATGGTTCAGGACGGCCGACAGACCGGTGCGCTCAGCAAGCAGGAGCCGCTGCCGCAGACGCTGAACTCGGAAATCGCCACGCATGCGCTGCTCAAGGAAGGGCAGGCGTTGTTGCTCGGCGGCTTCGTGCAGGACGAGCTGAGCGAGGGTGAACGGAAGATCCCGCTCCTGGGCGACATTCCGTTGCTCGGAAATCTGTTCAAGATGCGCCACAAGAACCAGCGCCACACGGTGCGGCTGTTCCTGATCAAGGCTGAACCCTGGCTGCAGGCATGA
- a CDS encoding EscV/YscV/HrcV family type III secretion system export apparatus protein produces the protein MNRISRWLALVASRQDIALAVLLLVAVFMMIVPLPTGLVDLMIAFNLMIAIILLMMSLYIRDPLEFAAFPSVLLITTLYRLALTISTTRLILLQADAGEIVYTFGSFAVGGNLGVGLIVFVIITIVQFIVITKGSERVAEVGARFSLDGMPGKQMSIDGDMRAGIIDANEARRQRGLVQKESQLYGAMDGAMKFVKGDAIAGIIIILVNILGGTAVGVFMHGMSASEAMSTYAILSIGDGLIGQIPALLISITAGIIVTRVPGEVRQSLAADLTEQIGRQPQALWLAGAVLLVFAVLPGFPVAYFLALAALMLGGAWLLKRRGRRAGTAGAAHAANGAAPGAANGAGPADTAMTPGAVPLMIRFAESAARADKLADALEALRWRTFEQLGLPLPDIHLQAAADLDADTVEVLLYQEPVLALSVPRDLLLADARGAGVAHSERVDTLPFGKLRLHWIAPGQADTLAALGIVLHRDEARIAHCLSLVVERFANQFVGVQETRFLMDAMEARYAELVKEVQRQMPIGRIADVLQRLVEEGISVRDLRSIFEALIEWAPREKDPVMLVEYVRIALRRHIGARYRAGQAWISGWMIGDRIEAMVRESIRQTAAGSYSSLSAESSRAILGQIRAALADADLRRVVLLTAVDVRRFIRKMVEREFGGLAVLSFQEIGDEAELRVIGTIDLIGEPADALA, from the coding sequence GTGAACCGGATCAGCCGCTGGCTGGCGCTCGTCGCGTCGCGCCAGGACATCGCGCTCGCGGTGCTGCTGCTCGTCGCGGTGTTCATGATGATCGTGCCGCTGCCGACGGGGCTCGTCGATCTGATGATCGCGTTCAACCTGATGATCGCGATCATCCTGCTGATGATGTCGCTCTACATCCGCGACCCGCTCGAATTCGCTGCGTTCCCGTCGGTCCTGCTGATCACAACGCTGTACCGGCTCGCGCTGACGATCAGCACCACCCGCCTGATCCTGCTGCAGGCCGACGCGGGCGAGATCGTCTACACCTTCGGCAGCTTCGCCGTGGGCGGCAATCTCGGCGTCGGGCTGATCGTGTTCGTGATCATCACGATCGTCCAGTTCATCGTCATCACGAAGGGCTCGGAGCGCGTCGCGGAGGTCGGCGCGCGCTTCTCGCTCGACGGTATGCCCGGCAAGCAGATGAGCATCGACGGCGACATGCGCGCCGGCATCATCGACGCCAACGAGGCGCGCCGCCAGCGCGGCCTCGTCCAGAAGGAAAGCCAACTGTACGGCGCGATGGACGGCGCAATGAAGTTCGTCAAGGGCGATGCCATCGCGGGCATCATCATCATCCTCGTCAACATCCTGGGTGGCACGGCCGTCGGCGTGTTCATGCACGGCATGAGCGCGAGCGAGGCGATGTCGACCTACGCGATCCTGTCGATCGGCGACGGCCTGATCGGCCAGATTCCCGCGCTGCTGATTTCGATCACGGCCGGCATCATCGTCACGCGCGTGCCCGGCGAGGTCCGCCAGTCACTCGCGGCGGACCTCACCGAGCAGATCGGCCGGCAACCCCAGGCCCTGTGGCTCGCAGGCGCCGTGCTGCTGGTGTTCGCGGTGCTGCCGGGCTTTCCGGTGGCGTACTTCCTCGCGCTGGCCGCACTGATGCTCGGCGGGGCCTGGCTGCTCAAGCGGCGCGGCCGCCGCGCGGGCACGGCTGGCGCGGCGCATGCCGCGAACGGCGCGGCGCCGGGCGCGGCGAACGGCGCCGGCCCGGCCGACACCGCGATGACGCCGGGAGCCGTGCCGCTGATGATCCGCTTCGCGGAATCCGCCGCGCGCGCCGACAAGCTGGCCGACGCGCTCGAAGCGCTGCGCTGGCGCACCTTTGAGCAGTTGGGCCTGCCCTTGCCCGACATCCACCTGCAGGCCGCCGCCGATCTCGACGCCGACACGGTCGAGGTGCTGCTGTACCAGGAACCCGTGCTGGCGCTCAGTGTGCCGCGCGATCTGCTGCTCGCCGACGCGCGCGGTGCGGGCGTCGCGCACAGCGAGCGCGTCGACACGCTGCCGTTCGGCAAGCTACGTCTGCACTGGATCGCGCCGGGGCAAGCCGATACGCTCGCTGCGCTCGGCATCGTGCTGCACCGGGACGAGGCGCGCATCGCCCACTGTCTGTCGCTCGTCGTCGAGCGCTTCGCGAACCAGTTCGTCGGCGTGCAGGAGACCCGCTTTCTGATGGACGCGATGGAAGCGCGCTACGCGGAACTCGTGAAGGAGGTGCAGCGCCAGATGCCGATCGGGCGAATCGCGGACGTGTTGCAGCGGCTCGTCGAGGAAGGCATTTCGGTGCGCGACCTGCGCAGCATCTTCGAGGCGCTGATCGAATGGGCGCCGCGCGAGAAGGATCCGGTGATGCTCGTCGAGTATGTGCGCATCGCGCTGCGCCGCCACATCGGCGCGCGCTATCGCGCGGGCCAGGCATGGATCAGCGGCTGGATGATCGGCGACCGTATCGAGGCGATGGTGCGCGAGTCGATCCGCCAGACCGCCGCCGGCTCGTATTCGTCGCTGAGCGCCGAATCCAGCCGCGCCATCCTCGGCCAGATCCGCGCCGCGCTCGCCGATGCCGACCTGCGCCGCGTCGTGCTGCTGACGGCGGTCGACGTGCGCCGTTTCATCCGCAAGATGGTCGAGCGGGAATTCGGCGGCCTTGCCGTGCTGTCGTTCCAGGAGATCGGCGACGAAGCCGAGCTCCGCGTGATCGGCACCATCGACCTGATCGGGGAGCCTGCCGATGCGCTTGCCTGA